From Candidatus Poribacteria bacterium, the proteins below share one genomic window:
- a CDS encoding formylglycine-generating enzyme family protein: MNVSRQKPRNRSRGNSNQFLPSTRALTLLSMCELMVKVVGYQLKRVFLLGCFPSLNENLLPKTENRRLITIVLYVLLVFSPCAWTEPEMCLIPAGYFTMGSDDDLPNEAPAHKIYLDAYYIGKTEVTNAEYHAFWLENGGVGSEHTPISYDGEFGTWPRIAETKPAHPVIGVSWHSAIAYATWCGMRLPTEAEWEKAARGTNARRWPWGNTFTQRINGTTLHANTWKQSSAHPKPVGAYPTGASPYGAYDMAGNVWEWVADWYSETYYRHSPDRNPKGPTVGSRRVVRGGSWLNREKLARCSTRIGQYPAIGTSFIGFRLAKDYEK, from the coding sequence ATGAACGTCTCACGTCAAAAGCCACGAAATAGAAGTCGGGGGAATAGTAATCAGTTTTTACCATCAACTCGTGCCTTAACACTTTTATCAATGTGCGAGTTGATGGTAAAAGTTGTCGGTTATCAGTTAAAGAGGGTGTTTTTGCTTGGGTGTTTCCCCTCGTTAAACGAAAACCTCTTACCGAAAACCGAAAACCGAAGACTGATAACCATTGTACTTTACGTCCTCTTGGTATTTTCACCCTGTGCATGGACTGAACCCGAAATGTGTCTCATCCCCGCCGGGTATTTCACTATGGGCAGCGATGACGACCTGCCGAATGAAGCACCAGCACACAAAATCTATCTGGATGCCTATTATATCGGGAAAACGGAGGTAACCAACGCAGAATACCATGCGTTCTGGCTTGAAAACGGTGGCGTCGGTAGTGAACACACCCCGATCAGTTACGACGGGGAATTTGGGACCTGGCCCCGCATCGCAGAAACGAAGCCCGCTCATCCCGTTATAGGTGTATCGTGGCATTCTGCCATTGCCTACGCGACGTGGTGCGGCATGCGGTTACCCACGGAAGCGGAATGGGAAAAAGCGGCACGCGGCACAAACGCCAGACGGTGGCCCTGGGGGAATACCTTCACGCAACGCATCAACGGAACAACCCTCCACGCCAACACATGGAAACAATCCAGTGCGCATCCGAAACCCGTTGGTGCTTATCCCACAGGCGCAAGTCCCTACGGCGCGTATGACATGGCGGGTAACGTCTGGGAATGGGTGGCTGACTGGTATTCCGAAACGTACTATCGCCATAGTCCGGATCGAAACCCAAAAGGACCGACGGTTGGGAGTCGCCGCGTTGTGAGAGGCGGATCGTGGTTGAACAGGGAAAAGTTAGCGCGGTGCTCCACGCGAATTGGGCAATACCCAGCGATCGGGACCAGTTTCATCGGATTCCGACTCGCCAAAGATTATGAAAAATAA